In the archaeon BMS3Bbin15 genome, one interval contains:
- the mntH gene encoding divalent metal cation transporter MntH, whose translation MQGDKLQGGEKHTEGEGREEDVGDIEEIRRRTWNLFSLKHAVSLRLRGLISFLGVFGPGLVVMLADTDAGSVITAAQSGAVWGYKLLLLQVVLIPVLYIVQELTVRLGLVTGKGHGELIRDHFGPKWAWFSVGTLTLAGIGALITEFAGIGGVGLLFGIPLWVSVGMAVTFLAIVVWTGSYYSVERIAIMIGSFELAFVFVALWARPNPSEILTGLTQIPWKNSGYLYLAAANVGAVIMPWMIFYQQSAVVDKGLTVRNLRAARWDTLWGSLITQVIMAAILIAAAATLGQSHPGIPLDTVQQITHALIPFLGKDFGVLFFALGMIGAAMVAAIVVSLAMAWGLGEVSGYRRSLEHHPMEAPWFYAIYTIALVLGGLFVISGVNLVDLSIGVQIMNALLLPIVLGFLYLLALKALPEPYKLQGTYAVVVGLVVVITSGFGVFAVLNTLL comes from the coding sequence ATGCAGGGAGATAAATTACAGGGCGGTGAGAAACACACAGAGGGAGAAGGTAGAGAGGAAGATGTGGGAGATATAGAAGAAATCAGAAGGCGAACCTGGAATTTATTTTCACTTAAGCATGCAGTATCTCTACGATTGCGCGGCCTGATATCGTTTCTGGGTGTGTTCGGCCCTGGTCTGGTCGTCATGCTGGCTGACACCGATGCAGGCAGTGTGATTACAGCCGCACAGAGCGGAGCAGTATGGGGCTATAAACTCCTTCTTCTGCAGGTTGTGCTTATCCCGGTACTATATATAGTGCAGGAGTTAACTGTACGGCTTGGCCTTGTCACCGGTAAAGGACATGGAGAACTTATTCGCGACCATTTCGGCCCAAAATGGGCATGGTTTTCAGTAGGCACATTGACTCTGGCCGGCATAGGTGCACTTATTACAGAGTTCGCAGGTATAGGGGGGGTTGGGCTGCTCTTCGGGATACCTCTATGGGTCAGCGTTGGAATGGCTGTAACCTTCCTTGCAATAGTAGTATGGACAGGGTCATACTATTCAGTAGAGCGAATCGCAATTATGATAGGTAGCTTTGAACTGGCCTTTGTCTTTGTAGCTCTGTGGGCCAGGCCAAACCCTTCTGAAATACTTACAGGGCTCACGCAGATACCATGGAAAAACTCGGGTTACCTGTACCTTGCTGCAGCCAATGTAGGTGCGGTAATTATGCCCTGGATGATTTTTTATCAGCAATCTGCAGTTGTAGATAAAGGGCTAACAGTTCGCAACCTGCGTGCAGCCAGATGGGATACACTCTGGGGGTCACTGATAACTCAGGTGATAATGGCTGCAATACTTATCGCTGCTGCCGCCACACTGGGCCAGAGCCACCCGGGCATACCTCTGGATACAGTGCAGCAGATTACCCATGCTCTTATTCCATTTTTGGGAAAGGACTTCGGAGTTCTGTTTTTTGCTCTGGGCATGATTGGAGCAGCAATGGTAGCTGCCATTGTAGTCTCGCTCGCAATGGCCTGGGGTCTGGGTGAAGTCAGCGGATATCGGCGCTCGCTCGAACATCACCCTATGGAGGCACCATGGTTCTACGCTATCTATACAATTGCACTGGTTCTGGGCGGGCTGTTTGTCATATCTGGAGTTAATCTGGTCGACCTCAGCATCGGTGTTCAGATTATGAATGCCCTGCTATTGCCCATTGTTCTGGGTTTTCTCTATCTGCTGGCATTGAAGGCATTGCCTGAGCCGTACAAACTGCAGGGAACATATGCTGTAGTGGTGGGCCTGGTTGTTGTGATAACCAGTGGATTCGGAGTGTTTGCTGTACTGAATACATTACTTTAA